From a single Nicotiana tomentosiformis chromosome 2, ASM39032v3, whole genome shotgun sequence genomic region:
- the LOC104089407 gene encoding uncharacterized protein isoform X1: MDSKKRDNCLHGEKRKAAMQLKRRDTYNQISPTRRDALLLSRRMRKQDTARHNLAENAIVAISEQASSSLYKAGFPKQTAFTIREPHALLEKVASYQLCATTSRDNVEKGKDICNPLVIPEMGCTSRTSDHCVSTSSTVPTKGHTHAKKICLATREQRDAYVSLKKVANCQYCAAKRFEYEPPTFCCGSGSIRLTAHKMPIELSKLYFENTEESEHFRTYIRMYNNMFAFTSFGVKYDKELAKRNCGIYTFRVQGQMYHFIDDLVPCNEKTKEFTIILL, from the exons ATGGATTCCAAAAAAAGGGATAATTGTCTACATGGAGAAAAAAGGAAGGCTGCAATGCAACTCAAACGTCGCGATACATACAACCAAATTTCTCCTACTAGAAGGGATGCATTACTGTTATCACGGCGTATGAGAAAACAAGACACTGCAAGGCATAACCTTGCTGAAAATGCAATTGTTGCTATCTCAGAGCAGGCATCATCATCTTTATACAAAGCTGGATTCCCAAAACAAACTGCGTTTACCATACGAGAACCTCATGCCCTTCTTGAAAAAG TTGCTAGCTATCAACTTTGTGCGACTACATCCCGCGATAATGTGGAAAAAGGAAAAGATATATGCAATCCTCTTGTCATTCCCGAAATGG GATGCACATCGCGTACATCTGACCACTGTGTTTCGACCTCAAGCACAGTTCCAACTAAAG GTCATACCCACGCCAAAAAAATCTGTCTTGCGACTAGGGAGCAACGAGATGCGTATGTTTCTCTGAAAAAAGTTGCAAACTGCCAATATTGTGCTGCAAAAAGGTTCGAATATGAACCTCCAACATTTTGTTGTGGCAGTGGTTCAATAAGGCTAACCGCACATAAAATGCCAATTGAATTATCAAAGCTATACTTTGAAAACACGGAAGAATCCGAACATTTTCGAACTTACATTAGAATGTACAATAATATGTTTGCATTTACTTCATTTGGTGTAAAGTACGATAAAGAATTGGCAAAAAGAAACTGTGGTATTTACACATTTAGAGTCCAGGGACAGATGTATCATTTCATAGATGATTTGGTTCCTTGTAACGAAAAAACCAAAGAATTTACAATTATACTTTTATGA
- the LOC104089407 gene encoding uncharacterized protein isoform X2 → MDSKKRDNCLHGEKRKAAMQLKRRDTYNQISPTRRDALLLSRRMRKQDTARHNLAENAIVAISEQASSSLYKAGFPKQTAFTIREPHALLEKVASYQLCATTSRDNVEKGKDICNPLVIPEMGHTHAKKICLATREQRDAYVSLKKVANCQYCAAKRFEYEPPTFCCGSGSIRLTAHKMPIELSKLYFENTEESEHFRTYIRMYNNMFAFTSFGVKYDKELAKRNCGIYTFRVQGQMYHFIDDLVPCNEKTKEFTIILL, encoded by the exons ATGGATTCCAAAAAAAGGGATAATTGTCTACATGGAGAAAAAAGGAAGGCTGCAATGCAACTCAAACGTCGCGATACATACAACCAAATTTCTCCTACTAGAAGGGATGCATTACTGTTATCACGGCGTATGAGAAAACAAGACACTGCAAGGCATAACCTTGCTGAAAATGCAATTGTTGCTATCTCAGAGCAGGCATCATCATCTTTATACAAAGCTGGATTCCCAAAACAAACTGCGTTTACCATACGAGAACCTCATGCCCTTCTTGAAAAAG TTGCTAGCTATCAACTTTGTGCGACTACATCCCGCGATAATGTGGAAAAAGGAAAAGATATATGCAATCCTCTTGTCATTCCCGAAATGG GTCATACCCACGCCAAAAAAATCTGTCTTGCGACTAGGGAGCAACGAGATGCGTATGTTTCTCTGAAAAAAGTTGCAAACTGCCAATATTGTGCTGCAAAAAGGTTCGAATATGAACCTCCAACATTTTGTTGTGGCAGTGGTTCAATAAGGCTAACCGCACATAAAATGCCAATTGAATTATCAAAGCTATACTTTGAAAACACGGAAGAATCCGAACATTTTCGAACTTACATTAGAATGTACAATAATATGTTTGCATTTACTTCATTTGGTGTAAAGTACGATAAAGAATTGGCAAAAAGAAACTGTGGTATTTACACATTTAGAGTCCAGGGACAGATGTATCATTTCATAGATGATTTGGTTCCTTGTAACGAAAAAACCAAAGAATTTACAATTATACTTTTATGA
- the LOC104089407 gene encoding uncharacterized protein isoform X3 has protein sequence MDSKKRDNCLHGEKRKAAMQLKRRDTYNQISPTRRDALLLSRRMRKQDTARHNLAENAIVAISEQASSSLYKAGFPKQTAFTIREPHALLEKVASYQLCATTSRDNVEKGKDICNPLVIPEMGCTSRTSDHCVSTSSTVPTKGLHKLRLINNFYN, from the exons ATGGATTCCAAAAAAAGGGATAATTGTCTACATGGAGAAAAAAGGAAGGCTGCAATGCAACTCAAACGTCGCGATACATACAACCAAATTTCTCCTACTAGAAGGGATGCATTACTGTTATCACGGCGTATGAGAAAACAAGACACTGCAAGGCATAACCTTGCTGAAAATGCAATTGTTGCTATCTCAGAGCAGGCATCATCATCTTTATACAAAGCTGGATTCCCAAAACAAACTGCGTTTACCATACGAGAACCTCATGCCCTTCTTGAAAAAG TTGCTAGCTATCAACTTTGTGCGACTACATCCCGCGATAATGTGGAAAAAGGAAAAGATATATGCAATCCTCTTGTCATTCCCGAAATGG GATGCACATCGCGTACATCTGACCACTGTGTTTCGACCTCAAGCACAGTTCCAACTAAAGGTTTGCACAAACTACGTCTTATAAATAATTTCTACAATTAG
- the LOC104089407 gene encoding uncharacterized protein isoform X4, with the protein MDSKKRDNCLHGEKRKAAMQLKRRDTYNQISPTRRDALLLSRRMRKQDTARHNLAENAIVAISEQASSSLYKAGFPKQTAFTIREPHALLEKVASYQLCATTSRDNVEKGKDICNPLVIPEMVSLCVWK; encoded by the exons ATGGATTCCAAAAAAAGGGATAATTGTCTACATGGAGAAAAAAGGAAGGCTGCAATGCAACTCAAACGTCGCGATACATACAACCAAATTTCTCCTACTAGAAGGGATGCATTACTGTTATCACGGCGTATGAGAAAACAAGACACTGCAAGGCATAACCTTGCTGAAAATGCAATTGTTGCTATCTCAGAGCAGGCATCATCATCTTTATACAAAGCTGGATTCCCAAAACAAACTGCGTTTACCATACGAGAACCTCATGCCCTTCTTGAAAAAG TTGCTAGCTATCAACTTTGTGCGACTACATCCCGCGATAATGTGGAAAAAGGAAAAGATATATGCAATCCTCTTGTCATTCCCGAAATGG